From Cellulophaga lytica DSM 7489, a single genomic window includes:
- a CDS encoding DUF6503 family protein, translating to MNIKLLFFTFCMLAFASLKAQETGAFEFLDKVIARYDPNNNWPTFKGDFVVTMSTPNKKDRVTDIHINQPKSTFVLSNAKEGKKHTVKVVNDSVHFFVDDRQIVNEEEQKKLKFNKERALFMRNYYTYLYGLPMKLKDKGAIVDPKLYSKTINKKWYKVIKVTYDKEVGKDTWYFYFNPKSLDMEMYQFFHDETKNDGEYILLSNTEIINGVRMPAVRAWYTNKDDKLLGTDVLTKK from the coding sequence ATGAATATTAAACTTTTGTTTTTTACATTTTGTATGCTGGCTTTTGCCAGTTTAAAGGCTCAAGAAACTGGAGCTTTTGAGTTTTTAGACAAAGTAATTGCTCGTTATGATCCTAATAATAATTGGCCTACTTTTAAAGGTGACTTTGTGGTTACAATGAGCACTCCTAATAAAAAAGATAGAGTTACAGATATTCATATAAACCAGCCTAAAAGCACTTTTGTTTTATCTAACGCTAAAGAAGGTAAAAAGCATACTGTTAAGGTTGTAAATGATAGTGTTCATTTTTTTGTTGATGACAGACAGATTGTAAATGAGGAAGAGCAAAAAAAGCTAAAGTTTAATAAGGAACGTGCACTTTTTATGAGAAACTACTATACATACTTATACGGTTTGCCAATGAAACTAAAAGACAAAGGCGCTATAGTAGATCCTAAGCTTTATTCTAAAACAATTAATAAAAAATGGTATAAGGTTATTAAGGTAACTTATGATAAAGAAGTGGGTAAAGATACTTGGTATTTTTATTTTAACCCTAAATCTTTAGATATGGAGATGTATCAGTTTTTTCATGACGAAACTAAAAATGATGGAGAATACATTTTATTGTCTAATACAGAAATTATAAATGGTGTGCGTATGCCCGCCGTTAGAGCTTGGTATACCAATAAAGATGATAAGCTTTTAGGTACTGATGTGTTAACTAAAAAGTAG
- a CDS encoding zinc-dependent metalloprotease, whose translation MKKILLFCIAASLFSAASTTAQKKKKSKKGKTEQTAPAQKQKKGDIKNYSQVVTKDAVTDNGLFTVHKVDKKYLYEIPFSKLNKDMLWVTRIAKIPTGLGGGYMNAGSKTNEQLVHWVRFQDKILLKAKSYDNVADSSKAISASVKVNNYEPTLFAFDIEAFNTDSTSVVVDVTALFNTDVPAISGLSSRLRKTYKVKRLDPKRSFINSVKSFPENIEVKQDFTFNASEPSTLRATESISLQINQSMILLPEQPMQPRIFDPRVGFFTVSQYDFGSDELKADKKTYIRRWRLEPKDPEAYARGELVEPIKPIVYYLDPGTPENLKEYIKQGIEDWQKPFETAGFKNAIIARDAPTPEEDPEFSPEDIRYSMIRYVASTTRNAVGPSVSDPRSGEIIESDIIWYHNHLRSYRNRYLLETGAANPNARTLNTKPKEIGDMMRMVIAHEVGHALGYPHNMAASYAYPVDSLRNGEFTQKNGIAASIMDYARYNYIAQPGDKNIRFIRQMGPYDHYVTNWGYRYLAANSPEAEVPTLSKWILEKADNPIYKFGRQSSRFDPQSQTEGLGDDPVKASSYGVKNLKYVAKNLSNWTSDQTNNYDDLEELYGELLGVYSRYAGHVVTNIGGVFENLKTPKQNGPVYTPLSKTKQKESMKWLQDNVFSTQSWLVDNAILQNIDYAGYPENLRKVQARHLNGVLSADRIGRLLDAETTNKTYYSALEMLSDLRKGIWKEAYIGKSADIYRRNLQRTYLERMGTLLNAKNSSRSSFNVTTSDVSSLVRGELKTLRSKLKVAKNGSINTVTRYHYEDAIAKIDQALEAK comes from the coding sequence ATGAAAAAAATACTCTTATTTTGCATAGCAGCATCGTTATTTTCTGCTGCTAGCACAACTGCCCAAAAGAAAAAAAAATCTAAAAAAGGGAAAACAGAACAAACAGCTCCTGCTCAAAAACAAAAAAAAGGAGACATTAAAAATTACAGTCAGGTTGTAACAAAAGATGCCGTTACTGACAATGGTCTCTTTACAGTGCATAAGGTTGATAAAAAGTATTTATACGAAATACCTTTTAGCAAGCTAAACAAAGATATGCTTTGGGTTACTAGAATAGCTAAAATACCTACCGGACTTGGCGGCGGATATATGAATGCCGGCTCTAAAACCAATGAGCAATTAGTACATTGGGTTCGTTTTCAAGACAAAATTTTACTTAAAGCAAAATCTTATGATAATGTTGCAGATAGCAGCAAAGCAATAAGTGCATCTGTAAAAGTTAACAACTATGAGCCTACCCTATTTGCTTTTGACATAGAAGCTTTTAACACAGACTCTACAAGTGTTGTTGTAGACGTAACTGCATTATTTAACACAGATGTACCTGCAATTAGCGGACTATCTAGCAGATTAAGAAAAACATACAAAGTAAAAAGATTAGATCCAAAACGTAGTTTTATAAACAGTGTTAAAAGTTTTCCTGAAAACATAGAAGTAAAACAAGACTTTACTTTTAATGCATCAGAACCATCTACACTTAGAGCAACAGAATCTATTAGCTTACAAATAAATCAGTCTATGATTTTGTTACCAGAGCAACCAATGCAACCACGTATTTTTGACCCAAGGGTTGGCTTTTTTACTGTTAGTCAGTATGATTTTGGTAGTGACGAGCTAAAAGCAGATAAAAAAACATACATTAGACGTTGGAGGTTAGAACCAAAAGACCCTGAAGCATATGCAAGAGGAGAATTGGTAGAGCCTATAAAACCAATTGTTTACTACTTAGATCCTGGTACACCTGAAAATTTAAAAGAATACATTAAACAAGGTATTGAAGACTGGCAAAAACCATTTGAAACTGCTGGTTTTAAAAATGCAATAATTGCACGAGACGCTCCTACACCAGAAGAAGACCCAGAATTTAGCCCTGAAGACATTAGATATTCTATGATACGCTATGTTGCTAGCACAACAAGAAATGCAGTTGGCCCAAGTGTATCTGACCCAAGAAGCGGAGAAATTATTGAGAGTGATATTATTTGGTACCACAACCATTTACGTAGTTACAGAAACAGGTATTTATTAGAAACTGGTGCTGCTAACCCTAATGCAAGAACACTTAACACCAAACCTAAAGAAATAGGAGATATGATGCGTATGGTTATAGCACATGAGGTTGGCCATGCATTAGGTTACCCTCACAATATGGCTGCAAGTTATGCTTATCCTGTAGACTCTTTACGTAATGGAGAATTTACTCAAAAAAATGGTATTGCTGCTAGTATAATGGATTATGCTCGCTACAATTATATTGCGCAACCAGGAGATAAAAACATTAGATTTATTAGACAAATGGGACCTTATGACCATTATGTTACAAACTGGGGTTATCGTTATTTAGCGGCTAATTCTCCTGAAGCAGAAGTACCTACTTTAAGTAAATGGATCTTAGAAAAAGCAGACAATCCTATTTATAAATTTGGAAGACAGTCTAGCCGTTTTGATCCTCAATCACAAACTGAAGGATTAGGAGATGATCCAGTTAAAGCAAGCTCATACGGAGTAAAAAACCTTAAATATGTAGCAAAAAACCTTAGTAATTGGACATCTGACCAAACAAATAACTATGATGATTTAGAAGAATTATACGGAGAATTATTAGGTGTTTATAGTAGATACGCAGGCCATGTAGTAACCAATATTGGTGGTGTTTTTGAAAACTTAAAAACACCAAAACAAAATGGTCCCGTGTATACACCTTTAAGCAAAACTAAGCAAAAAGAGTCTATGAAATGGTTACAAGACAATGTGTTTAGCACCCAATCATGGTTAGTAGATAATGCCATTTTACAAAACATAGATTATGCTGGCTACCCAGAAAATTTACGTAAAGTACAAGCAAGACATTTAAATGGTGTTTTAAGCGCAGACCGCATTGGTAGGCTGCTAGATGCAGAAACCACAAACAAAACATACTACAGCGCTTTAGAAATGTTGTCTGACTTACGTAAAGGCATATGGAAAGAAGCTTACATTGGTAAAAGCGCAGATATTTACCGTAGAAACTTACAACGTACATATTTAGAACGTATGGGAACATTATTAAATGCAAAAAATAGCAGCAGATCTAGTTTTAATGTTACCACATCTGATGTAAGCTCTTTAGTTAGAGGAGAATTAAAAACCTTACGCTCTAAATTAAAAGTAGCAAAAAATGGAAGTATTAATACTGTTACACGCTACCATTATGAAGATGCTATTGCTAAAATAGACCAAGCTTTAGAAGCTAAATAA
- a CDS encoding YiiG family protein, which yields MKNYLVHTCLIAFVFVSCKNIKQEKDDKGMETVTSSLEPFSSDEKKLVVSTIKDAYNSTEFVVKYNNYIEFFNTYDDKVRKSYANYLSWVNQKETSGTTNLKSKIGLPLEELNILKSTIVHSPAIKKVDANMLLVYKTAEILYNTILEVDAYYKKGIVESVDVNKTKKLHIKLLEAYRNYFSTFDDMSIVFYRLQDDVEKYKKEKYKEQELVVQYNLFTAINATEAILNEIGGRDVDGLLTLDFTVINQKIKELRAAYVALEGLKENQDLIVKEFGKPMPVVTNFTNHLGNILMGLTSLKLRIANNDFDYGKDHPNIAADGSPLKLELEFIAMVNEYRSIN from the coding sequence ATGAAAAACTACCTTGTACATACCTGTTTAATTGCTTTTGTATTTGTAAGTTGCAAAAACATAAAGCAAGAAAAGGATGACAAGGGTATGGAAACGGTAACTAGTTCTTTAGAACCGTTTTCTTCTGATGAAAAAAAACTTGTAGTTAGCACTATTAAAGACGCATATAACTCTACAGAATTTGTGGTGAAATACAATAACTACATAGAGTTTTTTAATACTTATGATGATAAAGTACGTAAATCTTACGCTAATTACTTAAGTTGGGTTAACCAAAAAGAGACTAGCGGAACTACAAATTTAAAAAGTAAAATTGGTTTACCTTTAGAAGAGTTAAACATTTTAAAATCTACCATAGTTCATAGTCCTGCTATAAAAAAGGTAGATGCCAATATGCTTTTGGTGTACAAAACTGCAGAAATTTTATACAATACTATTTTAGAAGTAGATGCGTATTATAAAAAAGGAATTGTAGAGTCTGTAGATGTTAATAAAACTAAAAAGCTTCACATAAAATTGCTAGAAGCTTACCGTAATTACTTTTCTACTTTTGATGATATGTCTATTGTTTTTTACAGGTTGCAAGACGATGTTGAAAAGTATAAAAAAGAGAAGTATAAAGAGCAAGAGTTGGTAGTGCAATACAATTTATTTACTGCTATAAATGCTACAGAGGCTATTTTAAATGAAATTGGAGGTAGAGATGTAGACGGACTTTTAACTTTAGATTTTACGGTAATTAACCAAAAAATAAAAGAGCTTAGAGCGGCATATGTTGCATTAGAAGGATTGAAGGAAAACCAAGATTTAATAGTAAAAGAATTTGGTAAGCCTATGCCAGTTGTTACTAATTTTACCAACCATTTAGGAAACATTTTAATGGGGTTAACTAGTTTAAAATTGCGAATTGCTAATAATGATTTTGATTATGGTAAAGATCATCCAAACATTGCTGCAGACGGTTCTCCTTTAAAACTAGAGCTAGAATTTATAGCTATGGTAAACGAATACAGAAGTATAAATTAA
- the nadD gene encoding nicotinate (nicotinamide) nucleotide adenylyltransferase — protein sequence MKKVGLYFGTFNPIHLGHLVIANHLVEFTDLDEVWFVITPQSPFKTKQSLLSNHHRYQMVLEATEEYPKLKPSNIEFNLPQPNYTVHTLAHLLEKYPNGYDFSLIMGEDNLKSLHKWKNYEVILENHNIYVYPRVSSGTIDHQFKNNPKIKMVTDAPIMEISSTFIRKNHKLGKNITPLLPTAVFKYMDEMNFYR from the coding sequence ATGAAGAAAGTAGGGTTGTATTTTGGAACCTTTAACCCAATACATTTAGGACACTTAGTTATAGCAAACCACTTAGTAGAATTTACAGATTTAGACGAAGTTTGGTTTGTAATAACACCTCAGAGTCCGTTTAAAACAAAACAATCTTTATTAAGCAATCACCACAGGTACCAAATGGTTTTAGAGGCTACAGAAGAATACCCTAAACTAAAACCATCTAACATAGAGTTTAATTTACCACAACCCAATTATACGGTACATACTTTAGCTCATTTACTAGAGAAGTACCCAAATGGTTACGATTTTTCATTAATAATGGGAGAAGACAACCTAAAAAGTCTTCATAAGTGGAAAAACTACGAGGTTATTTTAGAAAACCACAATATTTATGTGTACCCTAGGGTTTCTTCTGGCACAATAGACCATCAATTTAAAAATAACCCTAAAATAAAAATGGTAACAGATGCTCCTATAATGGAAATCTCATCTACGTTTATTCGTAAAAATCACAAATTAGGTAAAAACATTACGCCTTTATTACCTACCGCTGTTTTTAAGTATATGGATGAGATGAATTTTTACAGATAA
- the gmk gene encoding guanylate kinase, which yields MKGGKLIIFSAPSGSGKTTIVRHLLGKKHLNLAFSVSATSRPKRGKEKNGEHYYFLSLSEFKNHIKNDDFLEWEEVYRDNFYGTLKTEVERLWAEGKNVIFDIDVVGGLRIKKKFPEQTLAVFVKPPSIDELKIRLKKRSTESDDKINMRIAKASVELATAPQFDTVIKNYDLDTALAEAEKLVEDFISKPNPEKEA from the coding sequence ATGAAAGGCGGCAAACTTATCATATTTTCAGCACCATCTGGTAGTGGCAAAACAACTATAGTTAGACATTTATTAGGTAAAAAACACTTAAACCTAGCATTTTCAGTATCTGCAACATCTAGACCTAAAAGAGGAAAAGAAAAAAATGGCGAACACTACTATTTTTTATCATTATCTGAATTTAAAAACCATATAAAAAACGATGATTTTTTAGAATGGGAAGAGGTTTACAGAGATAACTTTTACGGAACACTAAAAACAGAAGTAGAACGTTTATGGGCTGAAGGCAAAAACGTTATTTTTGACATAGATGTTGTTGGAGGATTGCGTATAAAAAAGAAATTTCCAGAACAAACACTGGCAGTTTTTGTAAAGCCACCTAGCATAGACGAGCTTAAGATTAGGTTAAAAAAGCGTAGCACAGAAAGCGACGATAAAATTAATATGCGTATAGCAAAAGCATCTGTAGAATTAGCTACCGCTCCACAATTTGATACCGTTATTAAAAATTACGATTTAGACACTGCTTTAGCTGAAGCAGAAAAACTGGTTGAAGATTTTATAAGCAAACCAAACCCAGAAAAAGAAGCGTAA
- a CDS encoding YicC/YloC family endoribonuclease: MIQSMTGFGKHVVQLPSKKITIEIKSLNSKSLDLNARMPSAYREKELELRKTIANGLQRGKIDFNLYIESTGADTSSQINEAIVKQYMQQLKNIAEGDDVKLLEMALRLPDAMKTEREEIDAEEYKAIQNTLVEALKEINVFRTEEGAVLEQDFKQRITSLESLLQQVIAIDPDRQTALRERLEKAVSDLKTDIDENRFEQELIYYLEKYDITEEKVRLANHLSYFTTTINSADSNGKKLGFISQEIGREINTIGSKANYAPMQQLVVQMKDELEKIKEQMLNVL; the protein is encoded by the coding sequence ATGATTCAGTCCATGACCGGATTTGGAAAACACGTAGTGCAACTTCCATCAAAAAAAATTACTATTGAAATTAAGTCTTTAAACAGCAAAAGTTTAGATTTAAATGCACGTATGCCATCTGCATACAGAGAGAAAGAATTGGAGTTACGCAAAACTATTGCTAATGGCTTACAAAGAGGTAAAATAGACTTTAATCTTTATATTGAAAGTACTGGAGCAGATACTTCATCACAAATAAATGAAGCAATTGTTAAGCAGTACATGCAACAATTAAAAAACATAGCAGAAGGTGATGATGTTAAGCTTTTAGAAATGGCTTTACGTTTACCAGATGCTATGAAAACAGAGCGTGAAGAGATTGACGCTGAAGAGTACAAAGCAATACAAAATACACTTGTAGAAGCCTTAAAAGAAATTAACGTATTTAGAACTGAAGAAGGCGCTGTTTTAGAACAAGACTTTAAACAACGTATTACTTCATTAGAAAGCTTGCTACAACAAGTAATTGCTATAGATCCAGACAGGCAAACTGCATTACGAGAACGTTTAGAAAAAGCTGTATCTGACCTAAAGACTGATATAGACGAAAATAGGTTTGAACAAGAACTTATTTACTATTTGGAGAAATATGACATTACAGAAGAAAAAGTTCGTTTAGCAAACCACTTATCTTACTTTACAACTACAATAAACTCTGCCGACTCTAACGGAAAAAAATTAGGTTTTATATCTCAGGAAATTGGTAGAGAAATTAACACCATTGGCTCTAAAGCTAATTATGCGCCAATGCAACAGTTGGTAGTGCAAATGAAAGACGAGCTTGAAAAAATTAAAGAACAAATGCTAAATGTTTTATAA
- a CDS encoding 3-keto-disaccharide hydrolase codes for MKKIIWSLLGLLIISCQEKATVETPETKSEVDYIIHEEYSGTEPTKPEETELYKPVPATVTPAKNNAAPSDAIVLFNGNNLDQWVGTDGKPAPWDVNEEDGFFTVKDKSGDIKTKKEFGSIQLHIEWRSPKEILRDGQNRANSGVFLQDRYEIQVLDNNNNDTYVNGQVGSIYKQHIPLAKASVPTGEWNTYDVVYHAPEFNKAGKKIKSGTLTLLHNGILVLDHVEIKGTTPYIGWPKNEAHGKAPLRLQDHGDNSRVSYRNIWVREL; via the coding sequence ATGAAAAAAATTATCTGGTCTCTTTTAGGGCTTCTAATTATTAGCTGCCAAGAGAAAGCAACAGTAGAAACCCCTGAAACCAAATCTGAAGTAGATTACATAATCCACGAGGAATACAGTGGCACAGAACCTACAAAACCTGAAGAAACAGAATTATACAAACCAGTACCAGCAACAGTTACACCTGCAAAAAATAATGCCGCTCCTAGTGATGCTATTGTATTATTTAACGGTAATAACTTAGACCAATGGGTTGGCACAGATGGCAAACCAGCCCCTTGGGATGTTAATGAAGAAGATGGTTTTTTTACAGTAAAAGATAAATCTGGAGACATTAAAACAAAAAAGGAATTTGGCAGTATACAACTGCATATAGAATGGAGGTCTCCTAAAGAAATTTTAAGAGATGGACAAAACCGTGCAAATAGCGGTGTGTTTCTTCAAGATAGGTATGAAATACAAGTACTAGATAACAACAATAATGATACTTATGTAAACGGACAAGTTGGCTCAATATACAAACAACATATTCCGCTTGCAAAAGCATCTGTACCTACTGGAGAGTGGAACACTTATGATGTTGTGTACCACGCACCAGAATTTAATAAAGCTGGTAAAAAAATAAAATCTGGGACACTAACACTTTTACACAACGGAATTCTAGTTTTAGACCATGTAGAAATTAAAGGCACAACACCTTACATTGGATGGCCTAAAAACGAAGCTCACGGTAAAGCCCCTTTAAGATTGCAAGATCACGGAGACAACAGCAGGGTTAGCTATAGAAATATTTGGGTAAGAGAACTCTAA
- a CDS encoding 3-keto-disaccharide hydrolase produces MKKLVLISCLTALTFSCKDKATQETKEKEITAENTIKEVPTKNEWTVLFDGSNLDNLKLYGNDNAIENWKIEGDALVFHPPTNRPKDTHYNLVSKKEYTNFVLSIDWKISEGGNSGIFWGIKDDGTYGQPYETGLEVQVLDNQKHPDAKNGTDRQAGALYDLVAPSKDATKPVGEWNTTVITINHNTNKGSSVLNGVTVAEFPLEGEEWNSLLENSKFNGWDGFAKYKTGKIGVQDHGDVVSYRNIKIKELN; encoded by the coding sequence ATGAAAAAATTAGTATTAATAAGCTGCTTAACTGCATTAACTTTTAGCTGCAAAGACAAAGCAACCCAAGAAACAAAAGAAAAAGAAATTACTGCAGAAAACACCATAAAAGAAGTACCTACAAAAAATGAATGGACAGTGCTTTTTGATGGCAGTAACCTTGACAATTTAAAATTGTACGGAAACGATAACGCTATTGAAAATTGGAAGATTGAAGGTGACGCCCTAGTTTTTCATCCACCAACAAACAGACCTAAAGACACCCATTACAATCTTGTTTCTAAAAAAGAATACACAAATTTTGTATTGTCTATAGATTGGAAAATATCTGAAGGAGGAAATAGTGGTATTTTTTGGGGAATTAAAGATGATGGCACATACGGACAGCCTTATGAAACAGGTTTAGAAGTACAGGTGCTAGACAACCAAAAACACCCTGATGCAAAAAACGGAACAGATCGCCAAGCTGGTGCTTTATATGATTTAGTTGCTCCTAGTAAAGACGCAACAAAACCAGTTGGAGAGTGGAATACAACAGTTATTACAATTAACCACAACACCAACAAAGGTAGTTCTGTTTTAAATGGTGTTACGGTAGCAGAATTTCCTTTAGAAGGAGAAGAATGGAACTCCTTACTAGAGAATTCTAAATTTAACGGCTGGGATGGTTTTGCTAAATATAAAACAGGTAAAATTGGCGTACAAGACCACGGTGATGTGGTATCATACAGAAACATAAAAATTAAAGAATTAAATTAA
- a CDS encoding sugar phosphate isomerase/epimerase family protein, with product MKTIKGPSVFLAQFVDSKAPFNSLGGLCKWAADLGYKGIQIPTWETFLIDLDKAADSQEYCDELKAKVNSYGLEIAELSTHLQGQLVAVHPAYDVMFDGFAPEHLRGNPQARTEWAIETVKKAGTASRRLGIKSHATFSGSLLWHTMHPWPQRPPGLVELGFEELAARWLPILDHFDKEDVDVCYEIHPGEDLHDGDTFERFLEATGNHKRVNILYDPSHFVLQQLDYIAFIDHYHPYIKSFHVKDSEFNPTGKKGAFGGYNDWKDRAGRYRSLGDGQIDFKTIFSKLTQYGCDVWATMEWECCIKSPEQGATEGAKFIQDHIIEATEKTFDDFAKTGTDKELLKKMLGI from the coding sequence ATGAAGACAATAAAAGGTCCATCGGTATTTTTAGCACAATTTGTAGACAGTAAAGCTCCATTTAATTCCTTAGGAGGATTATGCAAATGGGCAGCAGACCTTGGGTATAAGGGTATACAAATACCTACTTGGGAAACTTTTTTAATAGACCTAGACAAGGCCGCAGATAGCCAAGAATATTGTGATGAACTTAAAGCAAAAGTAAATTCTTATGGTTTAGAAATTGCAGAACTATCTACTCATTTACAAGGACAATTGGTTGCTGTACACCCAGCTTATGACGTAATGTTTGATGGTTTTGCACCAGAACATTTACGTGGAAATCCACAAGCAAGAACAGAATGGGCAATAGAAACCGTTAAAAAAGCTGGTACTGCAAGTAGGCGATTAGGTATTAAATCTCACGCTACTTTTTCTGGTTCTTTGTTATGGCATACAATGCACCCTTGGCCACAAAGACCTCCTGGTTTAGTAGAACTTGGTTTTGAAGAACTTGCAGCTAGATGGTTACCTATACTAGACCATTTTGACAAAGAAGATGTAGATGTTTGCTATGAAATTCATCCAGGAGAAGACCTTCATGACGGAGATACCTTTGAGCGTTTTTTAGAAGCTACAGGCAACCACAAACGTGTAAATATTTTGTATGACCCAAGTCATTTTGTACTACAACAACTAGATTATATTGCTTTTATAGACCATTACCATCCATACATAAAGTCTTTTCACGTAAAAGATTCTGAGTTTAACCCAACAGGCAAAAAAGGTGCTTTTGGTGGTTATAATGACTGGAAAGACAGGGCAGGAAGGTATCGTTCTTTAGGAGACGGACAAATAGATTTTAAAACTATTTTCTCTAAGCTTACCCAATACGGATGCGATGTTTGGGCTACTATGGAATGGGAATGCTGTATTAAAAGTCCTGAGCAAGGTGCTACAGAAGGTGCTAAATTTATACAAGACCACATAATTGAAGCTACAGAAAAAACTTTTGATGATTTTGCTAAAACTGGTACAGATAAAGAGTTGCTAAAAAAAATGTTAGGCATTTAA
- a CDS encoding ASCH domain-containing protein — protein sequence MENNKSAKNLWGDYLDKHLEDAFVKDPKVEHFCDNEKDANECATLVVKGIKKATTHSLLGLQLRNESLPKIGDFRIVTDWSGQAKCIVRTTAVKLKPLFSIDESYAQKEGEGDKSLSYWRTTHVDYYTRELAEFKRKPTDSMIVVCEEFEKVF from the coding sequence GTGGAAAACAATAAATCGGCTAAGAATTTATGGGGAGATTATTTAGATAAGCATTTGGAAGATGCTTTTGTAAAAGACCCTAAAGTAGAACATTTCTGCGATAATGAAAAAGATGCAAATGAGTGTGCTACACTGGTTGTTAAAGGAATAAAAAAGGCAACTACGCACTCTTTACTTGGTTTGCAATTGCGTAATGAATCCTTACCAAAAATAGGTGATTTTAGAATTGTTACCGACTGGAGTGGCCAAGCAAAATGTATTGTGCGTACTACGGCTGTTAAATTAAAGCCTTTGTTTAGTATTGACGAAAGTTATGCGCAGAAAGAGGGTGAGGGAGATAAAAGTTTATCGTATTGGAGAACTACACACGTAGATTATTATACAAGAGAATTGGCAGAGTTTAAACGTAAGCCCACAGATAGTATGATAGTTGTTTGTGAGGAATTTGAAAAAGTTTTTTAA
- a CDS encoding Gfo/Idh/MocA family protein yields the protein MSKKIRLGILGGGGDSLIGVLHRVASFINDNYQITGAVFNPNLEDSLSFAKQIDIPTNRIYKDFDTLIEEELKLPAEERIQVCSILTPNFLHFPMAKKLLENGFHVICEKPMTTTYEEAKILQATLEKAGTIFAVTHTYTGYPMVRQMREMIKAGAIGDIQKVDAQYYQGWINPIIHEKDKRASTWRLDPEKSGISCCMGDIGVHAFNMIEYTTGMQIKSLLSDLNYLYDDNKMDIDGTALVRFNSNAKGIIRASQIATGEENGLTIKIYGNKGGLKWEQENPNYLYVMSDDKPLQVYKPGHAYNSDLSLDGTKLPPGHPEGIFDAMANIYLGVARAVRGEKYNDGEFPTMLDGVRGLNFIQSSVTSHQKGNVWIDLD from the coding sequence ATGAGTAAAAAAATTAGACTAGGAATTCTAGGTGGCGGTGGAGATTCTTTAATTGGTGTTTTACACAGGGTTGCTTCTTTTATTAATGACAATTACCAAATTACTGGTGCTGTTTTTAATCCTAATTTAGAAGATAGCTTAAGTTTTGCAAAACAAATAGATATTCCTACCAACAGAATATATAAAGATTTTGACACACTTATTGAGGAAGAATTAAAACTACCTGCAGAAGAAAGAATACAAGTATGCTCTATACTTACTCCTAACTTTTTACATTTTCCTATGGCTAAAAAGTTATTAGAAAATGGCTTTCATGTTATTTGCGAAAAACCAATGACAACCACTTATGAAGAGGCTAAAATTTTACAAGCTACTTTAGAAAAAGCAGGTACAATTTTTGCCGTTACACATACGTATACTGGCTACCCTATGGTACGCCAAATGCGAGAAATGATTAAAGCTGGTGCTATAGGAGACATTCAAAAAGTAGATGCGCAATACTACCAAGGATGGATAAACCCTATAATTCATGAAAAGGATAAAAGAGCCAGCACTTGGCGTTTAGATCCCGAAAAATCTGGTATTAGCTGTTGTATGGGAGACATAGGTGTACACGCGTTTAATATGATAGAGTACACAACTGGTATGCAAATAAAATCTTTATTATCAGATTTAAATTATTTATATGATGATAATAAAATGGACATAGACGGTACAGCTCTTGTTCGTTTTAACAGTAACGCAAAAGGTATTATTAGAGCTAGCCAAATAGCTACAGGTGAAGAAAACGGACTTACCATTAAAATTTACGGGAACAAAGGCGGGTTAAAATGGGAGCAAGAAAACCCAAATTATCTGTATGTTATGAGTGATGATAAACCTTTGCAGGTATACAAACCAGGACACGCTTATAACTCTGATTTATCTTTAGACGGAACCAAATTACCTCCAGGGCATCCAGAAGGTATTTTTGATGCAATGGCTAACATTTATTTAGGCGTTGCCAGAGCTGTAAGAGGTGAAAAGTACAATGATGGGGAATTCCCAACAATGTTAGATGGCGTGCGTGGTCTTAACTTTATACAAAGTAGCGTAACCTCTCACCAAAAAGGAAATGTTTGGATAGATTTAGATTAA